One window of Brassica napus cultivar Da-Ae unplaced genomic scaffold, Da-Ae ScsIHWf_270;HRSCAF=446, whole genome shotgun sequence genomic DNA carries:
- the LOC106361242 gene encoding cellulose synthase-like protein E1, with protein MRKEDDRFIQVHEGEPLFDTRRKTGRVIAYRVFSASVFFCICCIWLYRVTVPTEIDENRTGLVRLIWLVMFIVEIWFGLYWVVVQSLRWNPVWRFTFTDRLSRRYGNDLPRLDVFVCTADPVIEPPLMVVNTVLSVAALDYPPEKLAVYLSDDGGSELTFYALAEAAEFAKTWVPFCKKFNVEPRSPAAYLSCKAKTSVLGSAAAEEVARLYKEMAERIETAARLGRIPDEARLKYVEGFSQWDPDATRRNHGTILQILIDGRKANTVTLVYLSREKRPEHHHHFKAGAMNALVRVSSKITCGRIILNVDCDMYSNNSKSARDALCILLDEKEGKEIAFVQFPQCFENLTRNDLYGSMMRVGADVEFKGLDGNGGPLYIGTGCFHRRDVICGRKYGEEEEEESEDTSETEMIKALASCNYEENSQWGKEMGVKYGCPVEDVITGLAIQCRGWKSAYLNPKKKAFVGVAPTNLHQMLVQQRRWSEGDFQILLSEYSPVWYAQGKIGFGLILGYCCFCLWAPSSVPVLIYSVFTSLCLFKGIPLFPKVWSWWFIPFGYVTVAVNAYSLAEFLWCGGTLRGWWNEQRMWLYRRTSSFLFGFTDTILKKLGVSESAFVITAKVAEEEAAERYEKEVMEFGVESPMFLLLGTLGMLHLFCFAAAVMRLVMTSREAGGDVHTMGMQFVITGLLVVINWPLYEGMLLRKDKGKMPRTVTVKAFVLALSACTCIALS; from the exons atgagaaaagaagACGACCGGTTTATACAGGTTCACGAAGGGGAACCGCTTTTTGACACCAGGAGGAAAACCGGAAGAGTGATAGCGTACCGTGTTTTCTCAGCCTCGGTTTTCTTTTGTATCTGCTGTATTTGGCTCTACAGAGTTACCGTACCGACAGAGATTGATGAAAACCGGACCGGTTTGGTAAGATTAATCTGGTTGGTTATGTTTATCGTGGagatttggttcggtttgtatTGGGTAGTCGTGCAATCTCTCCGGTGGAATCCGGTTTGGCGATTCACCTTCACCGATAGACTCTCCCGGAGGTACGGTAACGATCTCCCGAGGCTCGACGTTTTCGTTTGCACGGCGGATCCGGTGATAGAGCCGCCGTTGATGGTGGTCAACACAGTCTTATCTGTGGCGGCCCTGGATTACCCACCGGAGAAACTCGCCGTGTATCTCTCAGACGACGGTGGCTCTGAGCTCACGTTCTATGCTCTTGCGGAGGCAGCTGAGTTTGCTAAAACTTGGGTTCCGTTCTGTAAGAAGTTCAACGTGGAGCCGAGATCTCCAGCTGCTTACTTGTCTTGCAAGGCAAAGACAAGCGTTCTTGGTTCTGCAGCCGCAGAGGAAGTGGCTAGGTTGTATAAAGAAATGGCGGAGAGGATTGAAACAGCAGCGAGACTCGGGCGAATACCCGATGAGGCGCGTTTGAAGTACGTGGAGGGGTTCTCCCAGTGGGACCCTGACGCTACACGCAGAAACCATGGAACCATTCTTCAA ATTTTGATAGATGGAAGAAAGGCGAATACAGTAACGTTGGTGTATCTGTCGAGAGAGAAGAGACCTGAGCATCATCATCACTTCAAAGCTGGAGCCATGAATGCATTG GTTAGGGTTTCTTCGAAGATAacttgtgggagaatcatactAAACGTGGACTGTGATATGTACTCAAACAACTCAAAGTCAGCACGCGATGCACTCTGCATCCTCCTTGACGAGAAAGAAGGAAAAGAGATAGCTTTCGTGCAGTTTCCGCAGTGTTTCGAGAACCTTACAAGGAATGATCTGTATGGAAGCATGATGCGCGTAGGAGCTGAT gtggAGTTTAAGGGATTGGATGGAAATGGAGGTCCGTTATACATTGGAACTGGATGCTTTCACAGAAGAGATGTGATCTGCGGAAGAAAGtacggagaggaagaagaagaagaatctgagGATACTTCAGAAACTGAGATGATTAAGGCTCTCGCGAGCTGCAATTATGAAGAAAACTCTCAATGGGGAAAGGAG ATGGGTGTAAAATACGGTTGTCCAGTAGAGGATGTCATAACTGGTTTAGCGATTCAATGCCGTGGATGGAAATCAGCCTACTTGAATCCGAAAAAGAAAGCTTTCGTCGGGGTAGCACCAACCAATTTGCATCAGATGCTTGTGCAGCAGAGGAGATGGTCAGAGGGAGACTTTCAGATTCTACTTTCAGAGTATAGTCCGGTTTGGTATGCCCAAGGAAAGATCGGCTTTGGACTGATCCTTGGTTACTGTTGCTTTTGCCTCTGGGCTCCAAGCTCAGTTCCTGTGCTTATTTACTCAGTTTTTacttctctctgtctcttcaAAGGCATTCCTCTGTTTCCTAAG GTCTGGAGCTGGTGGTTTATCCCGTTTGGTTACGTGACTGTTGCAGTCAATGCTTACAGCCTAGCCGAGTTCTTGTGGTGCGGAGGAACTTTACGTGGATGGTGGAACGAGCAAAGGATGTGGCTTTACAGAAGAACAAGCTCCTTTCTTTTCGGATTCACGGACACAATTCTGAAGAAACTTGGGGTTTCGGAGTCTGCGTTTGTGATCACAGCGAAAGTAGCTGAAGAAGAGGCTGCAGAGAGGTACGAGAAAGAGGTAATGGAGTTTGGAGTGGAGTCTCCGATGTTTCTCCTCCTCGGAACACTCGGGATGCTCCATCTCTTCTGTTTTGCCGCAGCGGTTATGAGACTGGTGATGACTTCTAGAGAGGCTGGAGGAGATGTACATACAATGGGTATGCAGTTTGTGATTACAGGACTACTTGTGGTAATAAACTGGCCTTTATATGAGGGCATGTTGTTGAGGAAGGACAAAGGGAAGATGCCACGGACCGTGACTGTCAAAGCATTTGTCTTAGCTTTGTCTGCTTGCACTTGTATCGCCTTGTCTTAA
- the LOC111198147 gene encoding cellulose synthase-like protein E1 has product MAKEDNRFSSAHEGDREPLFATRRRTGGLIAFRFFAASVFGCICCTWFYRVVEPLEKDENRTGFFRLIWLVMLILEIWFGLYWLVVQSLRWNPVWRSTFTDRLSRRYGNDLPRLDVFVCTADPVIEPPLMVVNTVLSVMALDYPPEKLAVYLSDDGGSQLTFYALAEAAEFAKTWVTFCKRFDVEPRSPGAYFSSKSNVLDSEVAELYREMAARIETATKLRRVPEEARLKCREGFSQWDSDATQRNHATILQILIDGRKENTIAIPTLVYLSREKRPEHHHHYKAGSMNALLRVSSKITCGRIILNLDCDMYANNSKSALEALCILLDEKEGKEIAFVQFPQFYDNLTRNDLYGSMMRVIAHVEFNGLDGNGGPLYIGTGCFHRRDVICGRKYGEEEEEEDEIVEAEKFKSLASCTYEKGSEWGKEMGVKYGCPVEDVITGLAIQCRGWKSAYLTPKKEAFLGVAPTNLHQMLVQQKRWSEGDFQILLSEYSPVWYAQGKISFGLILGYCCYCLWAPSSVPVLLYSLLTSLCLFKGIPLFPKVWSWWVIPFGYVAIAVNTYSLAEFLWCGGTLRGWWNEQRMWLYRRTSSFLFGFTDTLLKKLGVSESAFVITAKVAEEEAAERYEKEVMEFGVESPMFLLLGTLGMLNLFCFAAAVMRLMMTTSREAGGDLQTMGLQFVITGLLVVLNWPLYQGMLLRKDKGKMPVMVTVKSVVLALSACTFIVFL; this is encoded by the exons atggCAAAAGAAGATAACCGGTTTAGCTCGGCTCATGAAGGCGACCGTGAACCGCTTTTCGCGACCAGGAGGAGAACCGGAGGACTGATTGCGTTTCGTTTTTTTGCGGCCTCGGTTTTCGGGTGCATCTGTTGTACTTGGTTCTACAGAGTGGTCGAACCGTTAGAGAAAGATGAGAACCGAACCGGTTTCTTTCGGTTAATTTGGTTGGTTATGCTAATTTTGGAGATCTGGTTCGGTTTGTACTGGCTTGTCGTGCAGTCTCTCCGTTGGAATCCGGTTTGGCGATCCACCTTCACCGATAGACTCTCCCGGAGATACGGCAACGATCTCCCGAGGCTCGACGTTTTCGTTTGCACGGCGGATCCGGTGATAGAGCCGCCTTTGATGGTGGTCAACACAGTGTTATCCGTGATGGCTCTCGATTACCCACCGGAGAAACTAGCGGTGTATCTCTCGGACGACGGTGGCTCTCAGCTCACGTTCTACGCTCTCGCGGAGGCAGCTGAGTTTGCTAAAACATGGGTTACGTTCTGTAAGAGATTCGACGTGGAGCCGAGATCCCCTGGCGCTTACTTTTCTTCCAAGTCAAATGTTCTTGACTCCGAGGTGGCTGAGCTGTATAGAGAGATGGCGGCTAGGATTGAAACGGCGACGAAACTACGGCGAGTACCCGAGGAGGCGCGGTTGAAGTGCCGTGAGGGGTTTTCGCAGTGGGATTCTGACGCCACTCAAAGAAACCACGCAACCATTCTTCAA ATTTTGATAGACGGAAGAAAAGAGAACACAATAGCAATACCAACACTGGTGTACCTATCGAGAGAGAAGAGACCTGAGCATCACCATCACTACAAAGCTGGTTCCATGAACGCATTG CTGAGGGTGTCTTCGAAGATCACGTGTGGGAGAATCATACTTAACTTGGACTGTGATATGTACGCAAACAACTCAAAGTCAGCACTCGAAGCGCTCTGCATTCTACTTGATGAGAAAGAGGGAAAAGAGATTGCTTTCGTGCAGTTCCCACAGTTTTATGATAATCTAACAAGGAATGATTTGTACGGAAGCATGATGCGAGTAATAGCACAT GTGGAGTTTAATGGATTGGACGGAAATGGTGGACCGTTATACATTGGGACAGGCTGCTTTCACAGAAGAGATGTTATCTGTGGAAGAAAGtacggagaggaagaagaagaagaagatgaaattgTAGAGGCTGAGAAGTTTAAGTCTCTTGCAAGCTGCACATATGAAAAAGGCTCTGAATGGGGAAAGGAG ATGGGGGTGAAATACGGTTGCCCGGTAGAGGATGTAATTACCGGTTTAGCCATTCAATGCCGCGGGTGGAAATCAGCTTACCTGACCCCTAAAAAGGAAGCTTTTCTTGGGGTAGCGCCTACTAATTTGCATCAGATGCTCGTGCAGCAGAAGAGATGGTCAGAGGGAGACTTTCAGATTCTGCTTTCAGAGTATAGTCCGGTTTGGTATGCCCAAGGAAAGATCAGTTTTGGATTGATCCTTGGTTACTGTTGCTATTGCCTCTGGGCTCCAAGCTCAGTACCTGTGCTTCTTTACTCTCTTTTGacttctctctgtctctttaAAGGCATCCCTCTGTTTCCAAAGGTCTGGAGCTGGTGGGTTATCCCGTTTGGTTACGTGGCTATCGCAGTTAATACTTACAGCCTAGCCGAGTTCTTGTGGTGCGGTGGAACTTTACGTGGATGGTGGAACGAGCAAAGGATGTGGCTTTACAGAAGAACAAGCTCCTTTCTTTTCGGATTTACGGACACGCTTCTGAAGAAACTTGGTGTTTCGGAGTCTGCGTTTGTGATCACAGCGAAAGtagctgaagaagaagcagcagaGAGATACGAGAAAGAGGTAATGGAGTTTGGAGTGGAGTCTCCCATGTTTCTCCTCCTCGGAACACTCGGCATGCTCAATCTCTTCTGCTTTGCCGCAGCGGTTATGAGACTGATGATGACTACTTCTAGAGAGGCTGGAGGAGATTTACAGACAATGGGTTTGCAGTTTGTTATAACAGGATTGCTTGTGGTACTAAACTGGCCTTTATACCAAGGCATGCTGTTGAGGAAAGACAAAGGGAAGATGCCAGTGATGGTGACAGTCAAGTCAGTTGTCTTAGCTTTATCTGCTTGCACTTTTATTGTGTTTctgtaa